The following proteins are co-located in the Candidatus Thermoplasmatota archaeon genome:
- a CDS encoding amino acid-binding ACT domain protein — MIAQNFKNLPAESKVARLLFSYGLCLKGDKIYCGRIKLADTAIAKACGVDRRAVSATIQTIQKNRELKEIFSRLLPTSYLKDVAPLMGWGVLEIVATDARLPGILAGVAGVIANSKISVRQAIVGHPELIEEEHLFIITEKPIPGKIIPNIRSVKGVKSVIIH, encoded by the coding sequence TTTCAAAAACCTGCCTGCAGAGTCAAAAGTAGCAAGGCTCCTTTTTAGCTACGGGCTTTGCTTGAAGGGAGATAAAATTTACTGTGGAAGGATAAAGCTGGCGGATACAGCAATTGCAAAGGCTTGCGGTGTAGATAGACGTGCAGTAAGCGCCACAATTCAAACAATTCAGAAGAACAGAGAGCTAAAAGAAATATTTTCTAGGCTTTTGCCTACTTCTTATTTAAAAGATGTGGCTCCTTTGATGGGCTGGGGAGTTTTGGAAATAGTAGCTACAGATGCTCGTCTGCCAGGAATACTAGCTGGTGTAGCTGGCGTTATTGCAAACTCTAAAATTTCAGTTAGGCAGGCAATAGTTGGTCATCCTGAACTTATAGAAGAAGAGCATCTCTTTATCATAACAGAAAAACCTATTCCAGGCAAAATAATACCTAATATAAGAAGCGTTAAAGGTGTAAAATCTGTAATTATACATTAA
- the asd gene encoding aspartate-semialdehyde dehydrogenase, producing the protein MAKTVVGVLGCTGLVGQRFVQLLAEHPYFELEFLAASEKSTGKSYGSLSKWLLDTTIPENLKNLKVKNLEDVDKSEAELLFSALPAEIAKEVELKYAKKGFKIFSNTSAFRMHSQVPILVPEVNPEHLELVKYWEKGFIVTNPNCTTAGLVLGLKPLMEFGIKNVVVSTYQALSGAGYPGVASLDILGNVIPFIEEEEEKVERESKKILGKLKNKKILYAEFEVTASCARVPVRDGHLESVVVELEKDLELDDIKKAFSQFRALPQKLKLPTAPQKPIIVLNAANRPQPALDAYAGEPNRARGMAVSIGRLKKIGRKIRFFLLSHNTIRGAAGCSLLNAELALKEGYL; encoded by the coding sequence ATGGCGAAAACGGTAGTTGGTGTTTTGGGCTGTACAGGGCTTGTAGGACAGCGCTTCGTTCAATTGCTCGCAGAGCATCCTTATTTTGAATTAGAATTTCTAGCAGCCTCGGAAAAATCTACAGGCAAGAGCTACGGTAGTTTAAGCAAATGGCTGTTAGATACTACTATTCCTGAAAATTTAAAAAATTTAAAAGTTAAAAATTTAGAAGATGTTGATAAAAGCGAAGCTGAGTTACTATTTAGTGCACTACCTGCAGAAATAGCGAAAGAAGTAGAATTAAAATATGCTAAAAAAGGGTTTAAAATATTCTCAAATACTTCCGCGTTCAGAATGCATTCTCAGGTTCCTATCCTAGTGCCTGAAGTCAATCCTGAGCATTTAGAGCTTGTTAAATATTGGGAAAAAGGTTTTATTGTAACGAATCCAAACTGCACTACCGCAGGCTTAGTGCTTGGATTAAAACCACTAATGGAATTTGGAATTAAAAATGTTGTAGTAAGTACTTATCAAGCTCTCTCAGGCGCAGGCTATCCAGGAGTAGCTTCTTTAGATATTTTAGGCAATGTGATACCTTTCATAGAGGAGGAGGAAGAGAAAGTAGAGCGGGAGAGCAAAAAGATTCTTGGTAAGCTTAAAAATAAAAAAATTTTATATGCTGAATTTGAAGTAACGGCAAGCTGTGCTAGAGTACCTGTAAGAGATGGCCATTTAGAGAGCGTTGTTGTAGAGCTGGAAAAAGATTTAGAGCTTGATGACATTAAAAAGGCATTCTCGCAATTTAGAGCTTTGCCTCAGAAGTTGAAACTGCCAACTGCACCTCAAAAACCAATAATTGTTTTAAATGCTGCAAATAGACCTCAGCCTGCTTTGGATGCTTATGCAGGGGAGCCAAATCGAGCCAGAGGGATGGCTGTAAGTATAGGGAGATTGAAGAAAATTGGCAGAAAAATAAGATTCTTCTTGCTTTCTCATAACACTATCAGAGGCGCTGCAGGCTGCTCTTTGCTCAATGCAGAGCTAGCGCTGAAGGAAGGATATTTGTGA
- the purB gene encoding adenylosuccinate lyase: protein MISMICPLEFRYGREEMKALFTEERKLQYLLDVESALAQAHAHYGNISKKDAETISKKASLKFVKLERVKEIEKETKHDIMALVKALSEQCGKGGRAVHLGATSYDIVDTANALQLKEALKIIEKDLTELRNSLIKLANKHKSTIMLGRTHGQAALPITLGLKIIVFATEVQRHLDRLKECEKRAVVGKLSGAVGSGAGLGEKALEIQDFVMRKLGLGIEQASTQIVQRDRYIEIISLLANIATSLEKFATEIRNLQRSEIMEVAEAFGKGQIGSSTMAQKRNPITCEKICGLARIVRTFIIPCFESAIQWHERDLTNSSAERFIIPHSFILTDEILKDCIDVFDNLLVFPDRMRKNLEEHPEIMSEALTLALVKKGLPRFDAYEELRKCSLEKDFKKAVMKSKKIRSLLSQKELDELLKFENYLGASEKIILNCTKYLLAQ, encoded by the coding sequence ATGATTAGTATGATATGCCCATTAGAATTTAGATACGGTAGAGAAGAAATGAAGGCTTTATTTACTGAAGAGCGAAAGTTGCAGTATTTGCTCGACGTGGAAAGTGCCCTTGCCCAAGCGCACGCCCATTATGGCAATATCTCTAAAAAAGATGCAGAAACAATTTCAAAAAAAGCCTCGCTTAAATTTGTTAAATTAGAGAGGGTAAAAGAGATAGAGAAAGAGACTAAGCATGATATTATGGCTTTAGTAAAAGCGCTTTCTGAGCAATGCGGCAAAGGAGGCAGAGCAGTTCATTTAGGAGCTACTTCCTACGATATTGTAGATACTGCAAATGCATTGCAGTTAAAAGAAGCTCTGAAGATTATAGAAAAAGATTTAACAGAGTTACGCAACTCTTTAATTAAGCTTGCAAACAAGCACAAATCTACAATAATGCTTGGTAGAACTCATGGGCAAGCAGCTTTGCCTATAACTTTAGGATTGAAAATTATTGTTTTCGCAACCGAGGTTCAGCGCCATTTAGATAGACTAAAGGAGTGCGAAAAAAGAGCGGTGGTTGGCAAGCTTAGCGGTGCCGTAGGTAGTGGTGCTGGCTTAGGCGAAAAGGCTCTTGAAATACAAGATTTTGTAATGAGGAAGCTTGGTCTCGGTATCGAGCAAGCCAGTACCCAGATAGTTCAGCGCGATCGCTATATAGAAATTATCTCCTTACTAGCTAACATTGCAACAAGTTTAGAAAAATTCGCAACTGAAATAAGGAATTTGCAGAGGAGCGAAATAATGGAAGTAGCTGAAGCTTTTGGTAAAGGGCAAATAGGCTCTTCTACAATGGCTCAGAAAAGGAACCCTATAACTTGCGAGAAGATTTGCGGACTTGCAAGAATAGTAAGAACTTTTATTATACCTTGCTTTGAGTCTGCAATTCAATGGCACGAGAGAGATTTAACTAATTCATCTGCAGAGCGCTTTATTATACCGCATTCCTTTATTTTAACAGATGAAATTTTGAAAGACTGTATTGACGTTTTTGATAACCTTCTAGTATTTCCTGACAGAATGAGAAAGAATTTAGAAGAGCATCCTGAAATTATGAGTGAAGCTCTAACCTTAGCGCTGGTAAAGAAAGGGCTGCCGCGCTTCGATGCTTATGAAGAGCTTAGAAAATGCTCGTTAGAAAAAGACTTCAAGAAAGCAGTAATGAAGAGCAAAAAAATAAGATCTTTACTTAGTCAGAAAGAATTGGATGAGCTACTTAAATTCGAGAACTATTTGGGCGCTAGCGAAAAAATAATTTTAAATTGTACTAAATACCTATTAGCGCAATAA
- a CDS encoding DNA primase: MVKKLSSKSYTQEQLEELEALLENLMALNISVPVVVEGRKDELALRALGLEGEIIKIAPLPLPTFCERIAQRCGEVLILTDWDRKGGILCRQLKNFLEVNGVKYNDKIREKLVKYVRKEIKDVEGLVAFLNNIRSRVTLKPRQRSQANDFIAGLV, from the coding sequence ATGGTAAAAAAGTTATCTTCTAAATCTTACACTCAAGAGCAGCTTGAGGAGCTTGAGGCGTTACTCGAGAATTTAATGGCGTTAAATATATCAGTACCTGTAGTTGTAGAAGGTAGGAAAGACGAGCTAGCACTTAGAGCCCTAGGCCTAGAAGGCGAGATCATAAAAATAGCTCCCCTTCCTTTACCTACTTTTTGCGAAAGAATAGCTCAGCGATGTGGCGAGGTTTTGATATTAACAGATTGGGACAGGAAAGGCGGCATTCTTTGCAGGCAGTTGAAAAATTTTTTAGAAGTCAATGGAGTTAAATACAACGATAAAATAAGGGAAAAGCTTGTAAAATATGTTAGGAAAGAAATAAAAGATGTAGAGGGACTCGTTGCATTTTTAAATAATATTCGTAGCAGAGTAACTCTAAAGCCCAGACAAAGAAGCCAAGCTAATGATTTCATTGCAGGATTGGTATGA